The following proteins are co-located in the Heteronotia binoei isolate CCM8104 ecotype False Entrance Well chromosome 8, APGP_CSIRO_Hbin_v1, whole genome shotgun sequence genome:
- the LOC132575741 gene encoding noggin-like, whose translation MDARARLVCMLLLWLWAHRSHHTGAVSLPQKRDSFLSEVPLSQEKSLEISQYNPDVHLIRSKPSNQARPYSLSLSPDDYHYSPKPKHLRTPRLMKMLGSSFDPFWMSLENPRSWNTSLEELGTLSEDLAERTARLKKKLLQEAQGLDLPELLTSEDGVPHNQSQALKHRLQQWLVDTATCHLTSSWVDMGPIFWPRWIRHTDCDPMHAGCSWPPGMTCQHAQVTHIKLLAWHCWASKEEVVSPRRPPQQCAWRQIPYPVVAACKCVCQ comes from the coding sequence ATGGATGCCAGAGCACGGCTAGTCTGCATGCTGCTTCTGTGGCTGTGGGCTCACAGATCTCATCATACAGGAGCTGTTTCTCTCCCTCAGAAAAGAGACTCATTCCTAAGCGAGGTCCCTCTGTCTCAGGAAAAGAGCCTTGAGATCTCTCAATACAATCCTGACGTCCACCTCATCCGGAGTAAACCGAGCAACCAAGCAAGACCCTatagcctttctctctctcctgatgACTATCACTACTCCCCCAAGCCCAAGCATCTACGCACCCCTCGGCTGATGAAAATGCTGGGCTCATCCTTTGACCCCTTCTGGATGTCTCTTGAGAACCCCCGCAGTTGGAACACGAGTCTAGAGGAACTGGGCACCCTGAGCGAGGACCTGGCAGAACGCACAGCCCGACTTAAGAAGAAACTCCTTCAGGAAGCTCAAGGATTAGATCTTCCTGAGCTGCTGACTTCTGAGGATGGCGTTCCTCACAATCAGAGCCAAGCTCTCAAACACCGCCTCCAACAGTGGCTTGTGGATACCGCTACCTGCCACTTGACCTCTTCATGGGTGGACATGGGACCCATCTTTTGGCCACGCTGGATACGCCACACAGACTGTGACCCAATGCATGCAGGCTGCTCCTGGCCTCCTGGTATGACTTGCCAACATGCACAGGTCACCCACATCAAGCTTCTGGCATGGCATTGTTGGGCAAGCAAGGAGGAGGTTGTCAGCCCTAGAAGGCCTCCACAGCAATGTGCCTGGAGGCAGATCCCTTATCCTGTGGTGGCTGCATGCAAGTGTGTTTGCCAATGA